One genomic region from Microcystis panniformis FACHB-1757 encodes:
- a CDS encoding Uma2 family endonuclease → MTTLDILPEVTCPPTDLWSDEPPLESDLHLQQIIILLSCLELLWQEKNDYYASGNLTIYYNEEQLKKRDFCGPDFFVVLDTEKRPRKSWVVWGEQGKYPNVIVEILSDSTANIDRNKKKILYQNTFRTPNYFWFDPNTLEWQGFRLIEGQYQAISANEQGYLWSEQLGLYLGIFDGKLRYFTVDGQLVPTPQEAELQQRQAKEQILLEKEQILSEKEQILLEREQERQAKEQALLEKEQERQAKERLAAKLRELGINPQTI, encoded by the coding sequence ATGACAACTCTCGACATTTTACCAGAAGTCACCTGTCCCCCCACCGATTTATGGAGTGATGAACCACCCTTGGAAAGTGATTTACACCTGCAACAGATCATAATTCTCCTCAGTTGTCTAGAATTATTATGGCAAGAGAAAAACGATTACTACGCTTCCGGTAATCTGACTATCTACTATAACGAAGAACAACTGAAAAAGCGGGATTTCTGCGGTCCTGATTTTTTTGTGGTTTTAGATACAGAAAAACGTCCCCGCAAAAGTTGGGTGGTTTGGGGAGAACAGGGAAAATATCCCAATGTAATCGTCGAGATTCTTTCCGATTCTACGGCCAATATTGACCGCAATAAAAAGAAAATTCTCTACCAAAATACTTTTCGCACTCCTAATTATTTTTGGTTCGATCCTAATACCTTAGAATGGCAGGGATTTAGACTAATTGAGGGACAATATCAAGCTATTTCTGCCAATGAGCAGGGTTATCTATGGAGTGAACAGTTAGGATTATATTTAGGCATATTTGACGGGAAACTGCGTTATTTTACCGTCGATGGTCAACTGGTTCCCACTCCCCAAGAAGCTGAATTACAGCAAAGACAAGCAAAGGAGCAGATTCTTTTAGAAAAGGAACAGATTCTTTCAGAAAAGGAACAGATTCTTCTAGAAAGGGAACAGGAAAGACAGGCAAAAGAACAGGCTCTTTTAGAAAAAGAACAAGAACGACAAGCTAAGGAAAGATTAGCGGCAAAATTACGAGAATTAGGCATCAACCCCCAGACAATTTAG
- a CDS encoding Uma2 family endonuclease has translation MTTLDILPEVTCPPTDLWSDEPPLESDLHLQQIIILLSCLELLWQEKNDYYASGNLTIYYNEEQLKKRDFCGPDFFVVLDTEKRPRKSWVVWGEQGKYPNVIVEILSDSTANIDRNKKKILYQNTFRTPNYFWFDPNTLEWQGFRLIEGQYQAISANEQGYLWSEQLGLYLGIFDGKLRYFTVDGQLVPTPQEAELQQRQAKEQILLEREQERQAKEQALLEKEQERQAKEQERQAKERLAAKLRELGINPQTI, from the coding sequence ATGACAACTCTCGACATTTTACCAGAAGTCACCTGTCCCCCCACCGATTTATGGAGTGATGAACCACCCTTGGAAAGTGATTTACACCTGCAACAGATCATAATTCTCCTCAGTTGTCTAGAATTATTATGGCAAGAGAAAAACGATTACTACGCTTCCGGTAATCTGACTATCTACTATAACGAAGAACAACTGAAAAAGCGGGATTTCTGCGGTCCTGATTTTTTTGTGGTTTTAGATACAGAAAAACGTCCCCGCAAAAGTTGGGTGGTTTGGGGAGAACAGGGAAAATATCCCAATGTAATCGTCGAGATTCTCTCCGATTCTACGGCCAATATTGACCGCAATAAAAAGAAAATTCTCTACCAAAATACTTTTCGCACTCCTAATTATTTTTGGTTCGATCCTAATACCTTAGAATGGCAGGGATTTAGACTAATTGAGGGACAATATCAAGCTATTTCTGCCAATGAGCAGGGTTATCTATGGAGTGAACAGTTAGGATTATATTTAGGCATATTTGACGGGAAACTGCGTTATTTTACCGTCGATGGTCAACTGGTTCCCACTCCCCAAGAAGCTGAATTACAGCAAAGACAAGCAAAGGAACAGATTCTTTTAGAAAGGGAACAGGAACGACAGGCAAAAGAACAGGCTCTTTTAGAAAAAGAACAAGAACGACAGGCAAAGGAACAAGAACGACAAGCTAAGGAAAGATTAGCGGCAAAATTACGAGAATTAGGCATCAACCCCCAGACAATTTAG
- a CDS encoding aldo/keto reductase, whose translation MQYRRFGRTNLQMPVFSCGGMRYQFQWQDLPMSQIPDENQGNLEAIINKSLEVGINHIETARGYGTSEMQLGKILPQLPREKIIVQTKVSPSQDVREFRRKFEQSLQFLRLDYVDLLGIHGINTAEILDDTMAEGGCWQGAKKLQQQGKVRFIGFSTHAPTDVIVKTIATNCYDYVNLHWYYIFQNNWPAIEAAKQHDMGVFIISPSDKGGHLYNPPPKLVALCSPLSPMVFNDLFCLSHRAVHTLSIGTAQARDFDEHLKTLPLLDRSEEILPAIIERLQGEMINCLGDNWVKTWSLGLPSWENTPNHINIRSILWLRNLAIAYDMIDFAKARYNLLGNGGHWFPGQQAKEVEKLDLTACLAASPHADKIPYLLAETHRLLSGETVQRLSSS comes from the coding sequence ATGCAGTATCGTCGTTTCGGTCGCACTAATCTACAAATGCCGGTGTTTTCCTGTGGGGGAATGCGCTATCAATTTCAGTGGCAGGATTTGCCAATGTCGCAAATTCCCGACGAGAATCAAGGCAATTTAGAGGCAATCATTAATAAATCTCTGGAAGTGGGGATTAATCACATCGAAACCGCTAGGGGTTACGGCACTTCCGAGATGCAATTGGGCAAAATTTTGCCGCAACTACCGAGGGAAAAGATTATCGTGCAGACGAAAGTTTCTCCTAGTCAAGATGTGCGGGAATTTCGCCGTAAATTTGAGCAATCCCTGCAATTTTTACGGTTAGATTATGTGGATTTGTTGGGTATCCATGGCATCAACACGGCTGAAATTCTCGATGACACTATGGCCGAGGGCGGTTGTTGGCAAGGGGCGAAAAAATTACAGCAACAGGGAAAAGTTCGTTTTATCGGTTTCTCCACCCATGCACCAACTGATGTAATTGTCAAGACTATTGCAACAAATTGTTATGATTACGTCAATTTGCACTGGTACTATATTTTTCAGAATAACTGGCCAGCCATAGAAGCGGCAAAACAGCACGATATGGGCGTTTTTATCATTAGTCCCTCCGATAAGGGCGGCCATCTCTACAATCCTCCCCCTAAGCTCGTCGCGCTCTGTTCTCCTCTCAGTCCGATGGTTTTTAATGACCTATTCTGTCTCAGTCATCGGGCCGTTCATACCCTGAGTATCGGTACTGCGCAAGCCAGAGATTTTGATGAACACCTGAAAACTTTACCCTTACTCGATCGATCCGAGGAGATTTTACCGGCAATTATCGAGAGATTGCAAGGAGAGATGATCAACTGTTTAGGCGATAATTGGGTAAAAACTTGGTCTTTGGGTTTACCTAGCTGGGAAAATACCCCCAATCACATCAATATTCGTTCTATCCTCTGGTTACGCAATCTCGCTATCGCCTACGATATGATTGACTTTGCCAAGGCCAGATACAATCTCTTGGGGAATGGGGGTCATTGGTTCCCCGGTCAACAGGCAAAAGAGGTGGAAAAACTCGATTTAACTGCCTGTTTAGCCGCTAGTCCCCACGCTGATAAAATTCCCTATCTTCTCGCCGAAACTCATCGATTATTGTCGGGAGAGACGGTACAACGCTTAAGCAGTAGTTAA
- the map gene encoding type I methionyl aminopeptidase produces MGNDTITLLSPREIEKMRRAGRLAAKLLDHLADMVKPGVSTLEINDEAERWTCAHGAKSAPLGYHGFPKSICTSINEVICHGIPSADQILKDGDIINIDVTPILEGYHGDTSQTFFVGTPSPLAKKLVEVTRECLQRGIDAVQPGGKIGDIGAAIQEYAEGEGFSVVRDFVGHGISNVFHTGPQVPHYGIRGKGKTIRPGMVFTIEPMINEGTWQHIVLKDGWTAITKDGKLSAQFEHTIAVTETGVEILTLPD; encoded by the coding sequence ATGGGCAACGATACCATCACCTTACTCTCTCCCCGGGAAATTGAAAAAATGCGTCGAGCCGGACGATTAGCGGCTAAACTGTTAGACCATCTGGCCGATATGGTTAAACCGGGGGTAAGTACCCTAGAAATCAATGACGAGGCAGAACGTTGGACCTGCGCCCATGGAGCCAAAAGTGCGCCCCTAGGATACCATGGCTTTCCTAAGTCCATATGTACTAGCATTAACGAGGTTATCTGTCACGGCATCCCCAGCGCCGATCAAATCCTCAAAGACGGCGATATTATTAACATTGATGTCACCCCGATTTTAGAAGGTTATCACGGCGATACCTCCCAGACTTTCTTTGTCGGTACTCCCTCCCCCTTGGCCAAAAAGTTAGTGGAAGTGACTAGAGAATGTCTGCAAAGAGGCATAGATGCGGTGCAGCCGGGGGGTAAAATCGGCGATATCGGCGCCGCTATCCAAGAATACGCCGAAGGAGAGGGATTTTCAGTGGTTAGAGATTTTGTCGGTCATGGTATCAGTAATGTTTTTCACACCGGTCCGCAGGTTCCCCACTACGGCATTCGCGGCAAAGGCAAAACAATTCGCCCCGGCATGGTATTCACCATTGAACCAATGATTAATGAGGGAACCTGGCAACATATTGTCTTAAAAGACGGTTGGACTGCTATTACTAAAGATGGTAAGCTTTCGGCCCAATTTGAACACACCATCGCCGTCACCGAAACTGGTGTCGAAATCCTCACTTTACCCGATTAA
- the pstA gene encoding phosphate ABC transporter permease PstA, with amino-acid sequence MEKEQLSNLRANIERRKLISTVFSGLGLLIIFVSTLILFILIAQMMMAGLPRITPQFFTSFPSRHPEEAGILSAWVGTLLVMLVTALIAIPLGIAAGIYLEEYSKKNWLSAIIEINVTNLAGVPSIIYGLLALGLFVYQFNLGQSIIAAGLTLALLILPVVIVTTREAIRAIPNSLREAAYAVGASRWQVVADHILPYSFGSILTGVIIGLSRAIGETAPVITIGALTFIAFLPDAPLQANFPFINFNWLKAPFTVMPIQMFNWVSRPEPEFEVNAAAAGTVLIVMTLGMNAVAIYLRYRFRKGIKW; translated from the coding sequence ATGGAAAAAGAACAATTATCGAATTTAAGAGCTAATATTGAAAGGCGCAAGCTGATTAGCACTGTATTTTCTGGCTTAGGGTTGTTGATTATTTTTGTTTCTACCCTAATTCTCTTTATCCTGATTGCCCAGATGATGATGGCAGGGTTGCCGCGCATTACCCCCCAGTTTTTTACTTCTTTTCCTAGTCGTCACCCTGAAGAAGCTGGTATTCTTTCCGCTTGGGTGGGAACCTTGCTAGTGATGTTGGTAACAGCCTTGATTGCGATTCCTCTCGGTATTGCGGCGGGAATTTATCTGGAAGAATATAGTAAGAAAAATTGGCTTTCAGCAATTATTGAGATTAACGTCACTAATTTAGCGGGTGTTCCCTCAATTATCTATGGTTTACTCGCCCTCGGTTTATTTGTCTATCAATTCAATCTCGGACAAAGTATTATTGCCGCCGGTTTAACCCTAGCTTTGCTGATCCTACCTGTGGTTATTGTCACCACCAGAGAGGCAATTCGGGCAATACCCAACAGTCTCCGGGAAGCGGCCTATGCCGTGGGAGCAAGTAGATGGCAAGTAGTCGCCGATCATATTCTTCCCTACTCCTTCGGTAGTATCCTAACCGGTGTGATCATCGGACTTTCCAGAGCGATTGGAGAAACGGCTCCCGTGATTACTATTGGTGCGCTCACGTTTATTGCCTTTCTACCCGATGCTCCTTTACAAGCAAATTTTCCCTTTATTAACTTTAATTGGCTAAAAGCACCCTTTACAGTTATGCCTATCCAGATGTTTAACTGGGTTTCTCGTCCAGAGCCAGAATTTGAAGTCAATGCAGCCGCCGCTGGTACAGTGTTGATTGTGATGACTCTCGGGATGAACGCTGTAGCTATCTATCTCCGCTATCGTTTCCGCAAAGGTATCAAATGGTAA
- the pstC gene encoding phosphate ABC transporter permease subunit PstC has protein sequence MTKPAIKSESVWIQAATPKKIRNLKETIIEVILFLAAFSSVATTIGIMEVLILESVHFFEKVPLIQFLTDTVWSPLFADPRYGIIPLLSGTLTTSIVAMFVAVPLGTIAAIYLSEFAPPRLREVVKPCLELLAAIPTVVYGYFAFLNVTPFLQTFLPDLPSFNMLSAGLVMGLMIIPLISSISEDAMRAVPLTLREGSYATGATRLQTALNVVLPAAISGISAAYILGVSRAVGETMIVAIAAGLQPNLTFNPFSEAATITAYIVQVSLGDLPHGSIEYQSIFAAGIMLVILTLIFNIIGYFLAKKYREVY, from the coding sequence ATGACTAAACCAGCAATTAAATCAGAGAGTGTCTGGATTCAGGCAGCTACTCCCAAAAAGATTCGCAACCTCAAAGAGACTATTATTGAAGTTATTCTATTTTTGGCGGCTTTTTCCTCTGTGGCCACCACTATCGGCATTATGGAGGTTTTGATTCTAGAATCCGTGCATTTTTTCGAGAAAGTTCCCCTGATTCAATTCCTAACCGATACGGTTTGGAGTCCGCTTTTTGCCGATCCTCGTTATGGTATTATACCGCTACTTTCGGGAACCTTAACCACTTCGATCGTGGCGATGTTTGTCGCTGTTCCTTTGGGAACAATTGCCGCTATTTATCTCAGTGAATTTGCCCCCCCGCGTCTGCGAGAAGTGGTTAAACCTTGTCTAGAATTATTAGCGGCTATACCGACAGTAGTTTATGGTTATTTTGCCTTTTTAAATGTCACACCTTTCCTACAAACTTTTTTGCCTGACTTGCCTTCATTTAATATGCTCAGTGCTGGTTTGGTCATGGGATTAATGATTATTCCCCTGATTAGTTCCATCAGTGAAGATGCCATGCGTGCCGTACCTTTGACCCTCCGGGAAGGTTCCTACGCTACCGGAGCAACTCGTTTACAAACTGCTTTAAATGTGGTTTTGCCTGCCGCTATTTCTGGTATTAGTGCCGCTTATATTTTAGGAGTTTCCCGGGCCGTGGGAGAAACGATGATTGTAGCGATCGCCGCAGGATTACAGCCAAATTTAACCTTCAATCCCTTTAGTGAAGCGGCCACCATTACCGCTTATATTGTTCAGGTTAGTTTAGGCGATTTACCCCACGGTTCGATCGAGTATCAATCAATTTTTGCCGCCGGTATTATGCTAGTCATTTTGACTTTAATCTTTAATATTATCGGTTATTTCCTCGCCAAAAAATATCGGGAGGTTTACTAA
- the cobO gene encoding cob(I)yrinic acid a,c-diamide adenosyltransferase: MQLTPEQYKEKMQRRKVIQEERLAEKIAEKGLIIVNTGDGKGKTTAALGMVLRSLGHGYKVAVVQFIKGAWEPAEQKIFSVWGEQIEFYAMGEGFTWETQDRERDIEKAQEAWQKALTFLENPQYKLILLDEINIALKFGYLDIQEVIAGLARKPANCHVILTGRGALPELIEIADLVTEMKLIKHPFRQQGVKAQPGIEF; this comes from the coding sequence ATGCAACTAACTCCCGAACAATACAAAGAAAAAATGCAGCGCCGCAAGGTTATCCAAGAGGAACGTTTAGCCGAAAAAATTGCTGAAAAAGGTTTAATTATCGTTAATACTGGCGATGGTAAGGGAAAAACCACGGCAGCCCTCGGTATGGTTTTACGTTCCCTCGGTCATGGTTACAAAGTGGCGGTGGTACAATTTATCAAAGGTGCTTGGGAACCTGCCGAACAAAAGATTTTTAGTGTTTGGGGGGAACAAATCGAGTTTTATGCAATGGGGGAAGGTTTCACCTGGGAAACTCAAGATAGAGAAAGAGATATAGAGAAAGCCCAAGAAGCATGGCAAAAAGCCCTAACTTTTCTCGAAAATCCCCAATATAAATTAATTTTACTCGATGAGATCAATATCGCCCTTAAATTCGGCTATCTGGATATTCAGGAAGTTATCGCTGGTTTAGCCCGAAAACCCGCTAATTGTCACGTTATTCTCACTGGTAGAGGAGCTTTACCCGAATTAATCGAGATAGCGGATTTAGTCACGGAAATGAAGTTAATTAAACATCCCTTTCGTCAACAGGGAGTGAAAGCGCAACCCGGCATCGAATTTTAA
- the pstB gene encoding phosphate ABC transporter ATP-binding protein PstB, translated as MVNSIFPSMMSNIKEFQPKAEVRNLDFYYAGTNKPALRSINLTIPERQVTSLIGPSGCGKTTLLRCFNRMHDLYAANRYEGGIYIDTVNILDHKVDPIEVRMRIGMVFQKPNPFPKSVYENVAYGLRVRGEKKREFIDYKVEEALRGAALWDEVKDRLNTSAYDLSGGQQQRLCIARALVTDPEIILFDEPTSALDPIATNSIEELIGKLEEKVTILIVTHSMQQAARISDYTAFMYLGELMEFGQTKIMFQEPTHEKTKEYISGRFG; from the coding sequence ATGGTAAACTCTATTTTTCCCTCGATGATGTCTAATATCAAAGAATTTCAACCAAAAGCCGAGGTGAGAAACCTTGACTTTTACTACGCTGGCACCAATAAACCCGCTTTGCGAAGTATCAATCTCACCATTCCCGAAAGACAAGTCACCTCTCTAATTGGCCCCTCTGGCTGCGGTAAAACGACGCTTTTGCGCTGTTTTAATCGAATGCACGACCTTTATGCCGCTAATCGCTACGAAGGGGGTATTTATATCGATACCGTCAATATTTTAGATCACAAGGTCGATCCGATCGAGGTGCGGATGCGGATTGGTATGGTTTTCCAAAAACCGAACCCTTTCCCGAAATCTGTTTACGAAAATGTCGCCTACGGTTTGCGGGTTAGGGGCGAAAAAAAACGGGAGTTTATCGATTATAAAGTAGAAGAAGCTTTGCGCGGTGCCGCTTTGTGGGATGAAGTCAAGGATCGTCTCAACACCAGTGCCTACGATTTATCGGGGGGACAACAACAACGTCTCTGTATTGCCCGCGCTTTAGTTACAGATCCTGAAATTATCCTCTTTGATGAACCCACTTCCGCTCTCGATCCAATCGCCACTAATAGTATAGAAGAACTAATTGGTAAATTAGAGGAAAAAGTTACCATTTTAATCGTCACCCACAGTATGCAACAGGCAGCCCGGATTTCTGATTACACAGCTTTTATGTATTTGGGTGAACTGATGGAGTTTGGACAAACTAAAATTATGTTTCAAGAACCAACTCACGAGAAAACAAAAGAATATATTAGCGGTCGATTTGGTTAA
- a CDS encoding PstS family phosphate ABC transporter substrate-binding protein encodes MSKSDKNSVKMVFSALSILIISLLPACGIGESPANKSIKIDGSSTVYPITQAVAEKFKSSQPGTAEVSVKFSGTSGGFREFCEGKTDISNASRPIQADEMSLCNRYGVRYIELPVAFDALTVVVNQENNWIDSITLEELKKMWEPAAEGKITNWNQIRPEFPNKPLNLFGAGQDSGTFDYFTEAVVGKSGASRKDYVASEDDNTLVQGVSQDPNALGYFGLAYYEQNPQKLKALGIDSGKGAIVPSRETVVNSQYQPLARPLFIYVNAEKAQKSRALQEFVEYYLDNAESIVKEVGYIPLTDEHYHLATVTFFNGEVGTVFGGQSQFDVTLAELLRQKAKF; translated from the coding sequence ATGAGTAAAAGCGACAAAAATTCTGTGAAAATGGTATTTTCTGCGTTAAGTATTTTGATAATTAGCCTACTGCCGGCCTGTGGCATAGGGGAATCTCCAGCTAATAAATCAATTAAAATTGATGGTTCTAGTACCGTATACCCGATTACCCAGGCCGTGGCCGAGAAATTCAAAAGCAGTCAACCGGGTACAGCAGAAGTGAGCGTAAAATTTTCGGGAACCTCAGGGGGATTTCGGGAATTCTGCGAAGGAAAAACTGATATTAGTAATGCCTCTCGACCGATTCAAGCCGATGAGATGTCCCTGTGTAATCGCTATGGCGTAAGATATATTGAATTACCCGTGGCTTTTGATGCCTTAACTGTAGTCGTTAATCAGGAAAATAACTGGATTGATAGCATTACCCTAGAAGAATTAAAGAAAATGTGGGAACCGGCTGCTGAGGGTAAAATTACCAATTGGAATCAAATCAGACCGGAATTCCCCAATAAACCCCTAAATCTCTTTGGTGCAGGCCAAGATTCCGGAACTTTTGACTATTTTACCGAAGCTGTGGTCGGTAAATCCGGTGCTAGTCGTAAGGATTATGTAGCCAGCGAGGATGATAACACTTTAGTCCAGGGAGTCAGTCAAGATCCGAATGCTCTTGGTTACTTTGGACTAGCTTATTATGAACAAAATCCCCAAAAATTGAAAGCTTTAGGCATTGATAGCGGTAAAGGGGCGATTGTACCCTCTAGAGAAACCGTAGTTAACTCCCAATATCAACCCCTTGCTCGACCTTTATTTATCTACGTCAATGCGGAGAAAGCGCAAAAAAGCCGAGCTTTACAGGAATTTGTGGAGTATTACCTCGATAATGCCGAGAGTATTGTTAAAGAAGTCGGTTATATCCCCCTAACGGATGAACATTACCATTTAGCCACAGTCACCTTCTTTAACGGTGAAGTGGGAACGGTTTTCGGAGGACAATCGCAATTTGATGTCACCCTAGCGGAATTATTGCGGCAAAAAGCCAAGTTTTAG